Sequence from the Sciurus carolinensis chromosome 1, mSciCar1.2, whole genome shotgun sequence genome:
tcctgcctcagccaatTGAGTAGCTAGGACCCAGAGAGTGCCATCCAGTCAGTGAGTTTGGAAGAGTCAAAGCACCAGATTCActgttttaaatgataattttggTTCCTGcctggaaaattagaaaagagaagagcAATTGCAAAGACCAGTTTTTGCAGAAGTCTAGCTAAGAAACTGTCACCAAGTTATCTTGGATTACAGTGTAGGTAGTTTTTTTCATCAGTAGAATGGGAAAACAATAGTATCTCAGAGTTATAATGACAATTTAATATTAAGTACTTAATAGTGTCTGGCATAAAGTAAATGATCAATTAGTTTTGGCTATTGTTATGATACAGGCTATTATTAGAGgcagttattttcatttctttctgaccttccttccctcctttctagcgctggagatggaacccaggatatTGTATATGCTAGTCAaataccctaccactgagttgtatcctTAACCCCCAGATGTTTCTTATCATATTAAAGACTTATCCTTTTGGTACACATACCCAAATGCTCAACAATAGGGAGGGAGGGTGgtattttattctagaaatttatACATTACTTGAATCTTCTATAACATGTACATAATGTAGtacttgtatatttaaaaaaacatagctGAGGCCAGAGGCAGTGactcatgtctataatcccagtgacttgagaggctgaggtaggaggatcacaagtttgaggccaaccttagcaacttagtgagatcctgccttaaataaataaataaataaataaataaatatggcttgggccaggtgtagtggtgcaggcctgtaatcccagtgacttgggaggctgaggcaggaagattatgagttcaaagccagcctcagccacttagcgatgccctaagcaatttagcaagaccctgtctcaaaattaaataaaaaaggccttgggctggggctcagtggttaagcgacactgggttcaatccctggtaccaacaaacgaacaaaaaacaTTAATAACAACCCAGCCATCAACATGTGAATAAAAGAGCAGGAACCATAGCAGAGTGGCCAAGAGCTGGAAATTTAAAGAGATCtgtattcaaatcccagttctttTCATTATCTGCATAAGGCtgtaaaaattatttagtttctGTAAAGCCCCAGTTTCCTAATCCGTAAAATATGATTAcctagaactggggatgtaacttggtggtatAACAGAATAGTACCTACTTCATAGGATTGTTGTTTACAATTAAGATAATGTTAAGTGACAGAGTGCCTGGTAAAAAGTAAATGGTCCCTTAACTGGCAGCAATTCCCATTACATGGAATGAAGAAAATCAGTATATATTTATCCAGATTATCCAGATGTAGTTGGCATAATATGATTTTcaggggactgaatccaggggtctatctaccactgaactatgcacccccaacctgttttatttttttatattcagacagggtctcactaagttgctaaggctggcctctaacttgtgatcctcttgcctcagcctcccaagtagctggataatcagaacatttttaattttaattttatttatctatttatttatttggtactagagattgaaccctggagcactttaacactgagctacattcccagccttttttatttttttgagacagggtatctctCTCTAAATTacagaggatctcactaagttgctgaggctggtctcaaggtgttatcctcctgtctcagcctcccaagtcactgaaattgCAGACACATCATCATGCCCAGCTAtctgaacaattttaaaaaaccgTTACAAAAAATCTCATggttatttcatgttttttttttttttttttttttttttccctcaggagGTATTAAAACATCTGAACAACTCAATATCTGGGTGGTGAGCAGCTGCTTTCTCAGTCACTTCTTTGCAACTTGTTGGtagattaaaaacagaagaaaggaaagaaaaaggacaacCTTTTGCATATGATGGTACAACACAAAACTTCTGTCTGATACAGCTAGTCTAGCATTCAAACATCATCCAACACCTTGGTGGCAGCCCTGTAGTCACACAGTGCCTACTCACACAGTGGCCCTGCTGATTTGTGTATGATATTTGGAGCAACTGGAGGAATGTGATAGTGtctggaagaggagagagaaggaaattcaGCATTAATGCCTGGACAGGATGAGGTCACCTGACTTGTGCAGGACAAGCCTAAACCCATCATTGGTGCCAACCTAAGTATCACTGATGTTCTTTAATAGGAATATCTGGTAGGAAGAACCTCATGAGGGGATCTTCGTTGGCCTTCAGCTGGCTCACACCCATGCTCAAGATGCAGGTACCTGGGTTGGGCTGATGGGCACTGTCCTGAATTTTCTGGAATGAAAGACAAGGCAGGTTCTCTATAATGGCAGCTTTCACCCTGAACTGCTAACTTCTAACATAGGCATGAGAGGGTCAATGTAAATTGCACCTATTATCAAATAATTGATAGGAATATTGAATGAAGCTGGATCTAACCTGCTTCCAAATTGGCTCGTCTCCCCTTCTGGCATGTCACCTGGCCTGACATCTGAGACATGGGTGTGATCTAatctgaatatataaatatatattcatatatatatatattcatatatatattcatatatatatattatttattttaacttcttatttttaagagtttttaagTAAGAAGGTGGcatgatctttattttatttatttatttatgttcatgtggtgctgaggatcgaactcagtgcctcactcatgtaaggcaagtctctaccactgaaccacaacccctaatctgaatatttttgacccaataaaataataaagcttttttttttgtttttttttttttgtttttcttggtggtGGCACTGGgggtgtttgaacccaggggtgctctaccacgaagctatatcaccagccccctttttaaaatatatatttagttgtagatggacacaatacctttatttacttacttgtttttatgtggtgctcaggattgaacccagtgctttacacatgctagcagagtgctctaccactgaaccacaacccccgCCTGTTCCCCaaccattttacttttttattttgagacagggtctcgccagttgcccaggctggccttgcacttaaccctaaccctgccagcctctcaagtagctgggattacaggcatatgctaccacacccagcaaaataatattttgaaagaattatcCTCCTGttctaaattcttaaaaaaattaaaagctcaatgaacattgaattttatcaaatgcaaaaacttttttttttttttaatgctggagatcaaacccagggccttttgtaTGCCAGACAATTgttccactgagctgcacctgcAGCTCCTTCCaaatcttaataatttttgtaatATTAAGACATCCTAGTATTCCTAAGAAGAGCCCTGTTTACTTGTGGTGCATCATTCTTTTAGTGTTAAATTCAAGGATAGTCTTTCTTTTACAAATACTACATATTTCCTATAATATACTAACTACATTTTTGTTAATGAACCACTTTTGTCATCTGGGCAGTAACACTCAAGTGTCTTTAGAACTGGTCTGTCACTTATTTGTTAATAACAGTAGCTagaatttactgagcacttagAAAGTACTAAACACTTTTGTGGGTATGAAACAAATGGTGAGAATATGAATGGGCCCCTCTTATTATACTTATAATTTATAAGTAATGAAATcacttattttaatgaaatcatgTTCATGTgctgattttatttacttgttgTATCAATAATCATTGtgatacctggaaaaaaaaaaaagacaaaaaaagaaagtactaaACACTTTATATAATCTTTAGGACTTCACCAAAGTGGGTGTACTCTTAGGAAGGGTGTCAAAAAATGTGAAGGGTCCTGGAGGCTGACGCAGtaagattgcaagttcgaggtcagcctgggtaacttagtgagaccctgtctcataagtaaataaatgaatagggtTGGGAtgtaagtggtagagcacttgcctagcaagagTGAAACcctagggggctggggttgtggctcagtggtagagtgcttgcctagcatgcatgaggcactgggttcaaccctcagcaccacatatgagtaagctaattaaataaaggtccaacaacaactaaaaaaatatttcaaaaaaagagtgaagccctgggttcaataccctgtATAGCAGGAAACAAAAAGTGAAGGCTCTTGGGACAATACCTAGGAGACAGAACCAGAGCCTGTTCTTCACTGTTATGCTTTCATTCATCAATTCAACACATATTAAGTATCTCTGTGCTAGTGTCTGTATGAGGTGCCACTGGTATAGCCTTGAAGAACTCAGTTTCAATCTAACAGGAAAAAAACTGTAGACAAGAACAGAAATATAGTGAGACCtgtatcaacaaaacaaaaagaaacaaatgtagCTGGGTGCAGGGCTACttgggaggccagcctgggaaacagtgAAACTGTCACAAGAGGCctagggacgtggctcagtggtacatcaCCTGCCTAGagtatatgaggccctgggttccatctccagtgccacaataaataaataattaaataaaaaattttaaagaggtaaACAAATTGTTAAGGAAGTTTTCATGTACATCATATACCAGATGGTGTAACAGAGAGGAGGCCTACTTGAGTTGTGATGATTGGCAGCAAAAACTCCTTTGAGGGGACTATCAAGCTGAGattgaaggaagaagagaaggtaaCTGCAAAAAGGAGTTGGGGGAGCACCTCAGGCTAAGTAAACAGCAAGTACAAACACCCGCAAGGCGAAAAGCCTGCAGATAGAGCTGAGTGGGGGCATAGCTCCACTGCAGACCACGAAAAGGAGAGGCCCTGGGTCCTGTTCCCTAGCACTGCACCATCAAAGCGTGCAGATGAAGACACTTGAAAAGTCTCAACTTAAAAACAGACAGGGGTTTAGtgaggagggatggagggagggaactACAATTAAGActggggaagaggaaggcaggGTCAGATCAAGTCAGGCCTTGTATATTGAGTTTGGATTCTTATTCTAAGAACAATAGAAGCCACAGAAGGCCTTGTGCAGAGGAAGCAAATGACATCTGATtttgttcgtgtgtgtgtgtgtgtgtgtgtgcgtgcgcatatgtgtgtgtgcactgggGACAAGAAGTGGTTGCAATAGTTCAGGTAAGAGATGAAGGTGGAAAAGATTGGGGTGTAATGATAAAGGTGAAGAGAAGTAAATGGAGTCAAGAAATACCTTGGAGGTTGAACAGAGTTTTGAATTTTACGAAGTTGTTAATGCAATCAAGAGTTCTAGGTCGGACATATTAAGTCTGATATGCCAACTAAGTCTGTAAGTGGAGATGTCTAACAGGTAATTGAATATCTAAGCTGGAAACTCAGAGGCGAGACCGTTTCTGGAAATACAAATTTGGAGGTTTTCAACATTTAGGTGGTGTTTGAAGTCTTAAAGAGATTATCAAGGTAAGGAGAAAGCATTGTTAAAGAAGGTCCAGAACCAAACTCTGAAAAAACCCAACATTTAGAGGTTCTATCAGGGAAGAGATGAAATGATCAGTAAGGtaggaagaaaatttagaaagctCAGTGTCACAGAAGGCAAGTAGAGAAGTATTTTGTGAGAGACAGAGTGCCATTGTTGTTGAATACTGCCAACAGGTACAAGGAGACCAGCGTACAGAAGTGTTTATTAggggtgtacacctgtaattccagtgactctggaattttgctgaggcaggaggatcacaagttcaaggccaacctcagcaacttagtaagaccttgtctcaaaatagctgggtgttgtggcacatgcctgtaatcccagtggctcaggaggctaaggcaggaggatcccgagttcaaagccagcctcagcaaaagtgaggtgctaaacaactcagtgagaccctgtctctaaatacaatggGCTGGGAatttgactcagtggtccagtgcccctgagttcaatccccagtacccaaaacaaaaaacaaaaaactcccaaACAACCCAATaataacaacagtaacaacaacaaatggggatgtagttcagtggtaaagtaccctagtaccaaaaaaaaaaaaaaaaaaaattggatttggCAGCACAGCGATTGTTGGTATCCTTGACAACATTTTTAGTGGAATAGTGTGAACAAATTAGGATGCATTAAAGAGGAAATAGAGGTGATGAAATAGAGATTATGAATATAgacaatttgttttattttagaagttttgtAGCAAAGAGGAGTTAAGGAGTGGGAGAATAGGATAAAGGgaaggatttgttttgttttgtttcataatgCCTAGTATGGAATTTAGGATCTGACacttgttaggcaagtgctttaccattatGTTATATCCCcggtcctatttatttttatgctggtAATGATCCAACAGAAGTAACCATAATACCATAAAGAAAAAACCCTAGAGAAAACTTGAGTGGGTGGGATTGATAGCACAAAGGCACGAAAACATACCTTTCACAGTAtcatgaagaaaaatagagaaaatagggaTATGCAAGCAGGTTTGTGACTTTCCATTTAGATGGGAATACTCCCCTCTGATGACTTCTATTTTCTCAAGGGAATATGAGGAGAGGTTATTAGTTATGGAGGAGTCAGAGAAGCAAGTGAAAGGTTGTGAAGTCAGaaagcaagtgaaaaaaaaatctttggaagtGGAAAAGTGAATTTGTTAGAGAAATGCAGTAAGATTGTCAAATAAAGTCCCATGCCCTTTTGAGGTTTGTGGGCAAGAATTTAATGTGAAATCTTCAGGTCCTGTTAAAGATGGTGGATTCAACTAGAATTTAGGTtatatcaggtttttttttcttgtacaggggattgaacccagggacacttaaccacttattttgagacagggtctcactaaattgctgaggctggctttgaacttgggattctcctgcctcagcctgggattacaggcatgggctatCATGCTCAGCATAGGTTTTATaagtttaaaagagaaagaaaaataagaactttatGTGTTTGTTGGCAATTACAACACTTAAAGGTAATACATTTAATGgcttggaggtttttttttttttttttttttttttttttttttcagtactagggatccACTCTGGGGTGCTCTATGCTCTatactgagcctcatccccagtcctttttattatttatttttggtcctggggattattgctttaccaatgagctacatggCCAGtcccctctttttaattttttttcgtAACTGTAGATGGACATCatgcctttatttacttttatgtggtgctaaggatcgaaccctcTGCCTCAAACGTGCTAGACAAGCGTTCTGCCACTAACTTCAGCCCCAGccccccaagtcctttttattttttattttgagatggggtcttgctaacttgttcagacctcagtaaattgctgagggtggctttgaacttgtgatcctcctgcctcagtctcccaaattgctgggattacaggcgcgtgCCACTCCCCCAACCCCAGCAGTTTAGAGGATTTGATGAGCTCTAAATGTCATGAGGTTACTACTGTgagtcagaaggaaaaaaagaagtgataCCAGCGAGAAGGACGCTTGAACTACAGATTTTAGAGATGGTGTAGTTATTGGCAATAGTAAACCCAGGAGGATGGGGTTGTAGAAAACTAAAACGGGATAGGACAAATTGCTCAGGATGAGAAGATAAAGAACTGACAGAATGCCAGGTGGGTCATACATATGGATGTTGAGTAATGAGCAGAAGCAAAAGTAGAAAGGAAGACAAGGAGCGAATACTGAGGAAATGTCTCCCAAAAGGTCTATACATGGTGATAACTAGGGGCAGTATCAAAAGCTATGGCTAGTCATgcgtggtggctcacgcctgtaatcccagctactggggaggctgagacaagaggatcgcaagtttcaggtcagcctggacaatttgtcaagactctgttttaaaataaaaatttaaaaggctggggatgtggctcagtggtagtgtgcaagccctgggttcaatctctagcacttccccccgcccccacggcgtttttcttttttgaacaaaGTGCACACCTACTCAAGCCTAATGCAAAGTTTATATATAGTTACAACAAATCTCTATTCCTATGGGTTTTCCAAGTAAAATCGGTAATAGTGTGTTTGAAATCAGTAAGATTTTCTCTAATGCTCAGCACGAGATAAGGGTAGATAATGGGCACTGAATTTAACTTTCAACCAGAGGACATCTATCTTTATGGGTAAGGATAGCTGCCCGTTTCTAAAGGCAAACAAGACAGAAAGGAGCCCTCTAGCACTTCCTAAGAGCAGCTAGGGCCCTGGATATTTGCTTTCACAGGAAAATTGATCTGGCATGCCCATTCAAATTTCTCGCAGCAAATCACAGTGGCCTACAGCCACCTCCTTCTCCTCTCATTGGCCAACTGGAAACTTCAGTCCCCTCTATGCCTCCCGCCTCTCACCCCCGAGCCAATAGAACAGATTTGCAGTTCGTAACATAGTGTCATCAAGTGCCGTACAGGCAATTGGCTATAGCAGCTGTCGATTGAGGCGTAGGCGGGGCCGTGGCAAGCTGGCCTATATAAGAGGAGGACAAAGGCGGCGCGCCGCCTGTGTCATCCGCCATTTTGTGCGAAGCAAGGTGGCCTCCACGTTTCCAGAGCGTCTTCTTCGCTTCTGCCTCGACCGCCCCTTGACCACAGACATGTCTCGGGATCGGTTCCGGAGTCGTGGCGGTGGCGGTGGCGGTTTCCACCGGCGCGGAGGAGGCGGTGGCCGTGGCGGCCTCCATGATTTCCGCTCTCCGCCGCCCGGCATGGGCCTCAATCAGAACCGCGGCCCCATGGGCCCGGGCCCAGGTGGCCCTAAGCCCCCTATCCCGCCGCCGCCTCCGcaccagcaacagcagcagcctcCGCCGCAGCAGCAGCCTCCGCCGCAGCAGCCGCCGCCGCATCAACAGCCGCCACCGCATCAGCCACCGCACCAGcagccgccaccgccgccgcagGACTCATCCAAGCCCGTGGTTCCTCAGGGGCCCGGACCCGCTCCGGGAGTAGGCAGCGCGCCGCCAGCTTCCACCTCGGCCCCGCCCGCCACTCCTCCGACCACTGGGGCCCCGCCGGGGCCGGGCCCCACCCCGACCCCGCCGCCCGCCGTCACCTCGGCCCCGCCGGGGGCGCCTCCGCCTGCGCCGCCGACCAGCGGCGTCCCGACCACTCCTCCCCAGGCCGGCGGGCCGCCGCCTCCACCCGCGGGCGGCCCGGGCCCAGGGCCTAAGCAGGGCCCAGGCCCCGGCGGCCCCAAAGGCGGCAAGCTGCCTGGAGGGCCGAAGCCCGGCGGCGGCCCGGGCCTGAGCGCGCCCGGAGGCCACCCCAAGCCGCCGCATCGAGGAGGCGGGGAGCCCCGCGGGGGCCGCCAGCATCACCCGCCCTACCACCAGCAGCACCACCAGGGTCCCCCGCCCGGCGGGCCCGGCGGCCGCAGCGAGGAGAAGATCTCCGACTCAGAGGTGAGTGTCCCCATCAGCGACGCGTCGGTTCCCCTAAGATGGCggcgccccccaccccccaccgcTGCGCGGGCCTCCATTTTGTCGGCGGCCGGAAGGGCGCTTGcgcgcgggggcggggcggccCGGCGGGCCCGCGTCGGCGGGGTCGCTATTCGGCCCGGGATTGGCTGCCGGCAGGGTTGGCGGCGAGCCGCGGTGATGGGTAGTGTAGATCTGGAGATGTGGGGTTGGGGAGAACCGGGCTTCTGTCTCGGTTTTTGTTCACTGATTAGATTTGTGAAGGACAGTCGGCATGGTGTATATGTACATGTTGGTCTGCTGTTTGGGAGGGCGGCTGTTTCCAGGCGCATTCTGGATAATTAGATTCCCTTTTTTAAGGTAGGGCAGTGATTATGCTGGAAATCGCACAAATATAGTATTTGATTGCGACTCGGTAGCAGAGTAGAATCGCAACTGAGCAAACATCCAGTtcaggaaaaacaagaaattgtcctggtttttttttttttttttctttcctatttgcaGTGGTAGTGGTCCCTGGTGtctgaattcatttcctttttttcattagGGGTTTAAAGCTAACTTGTCTCTCTTGAGGAGGCCTGGAGAGAAAACTTACACACAGCGTTGTAGGTTGTTTGTTGGAAATCTACCTGCTGATATCACAGAAGATGAATTCAAAAGACTATTTGCAAAATACGGAGAACCAGGAGAAGTTTTTATCAATAAAGGCAAAGGATTCGGATTTATTAAACTTGTGAGTTTAATTGATtatatgtagaattaaaaatgggttctgttttgtattttgccTAATTCAAATGCTGAAGCCTTGGTTTTAAACTGGATAGAATTAATTGGTCTTTAAATTTGTCgttccttcaaaaaaaaaatactctgatAGTGTGTAATTGTTGGTACCTAAGAAAAACATGGTGGAATGGGTAAGGTAGTTAACCACTACTCTACCACTACTCTTAGTGATGTTGGGTTGCCTGAAGATAATGCTTGAACTGAGTTGTAAGAAGTAGGAATTAGGTTTATGACAGTTTGAGAATAAGCATTAGCCAGTGATGAAGCCATTAACATGAATGCCTAATATTTACAGGAATCTAGAGCCTTGGCTGAAATTGCCAAAGCTGAACTTGATGATACACCCATGAGAGGTAGACAGCTTCGGGTTCGCTTTGCCACACATGCTGCTGCCCTCTCTGTTCGAAATCTTTCACCTTATGTTTCCAATGAACTGTTGGAGGAAGCCTTTAGCCAGTTTGGTCCTATTGAAAGGGCTGTGGTAATTGTGGATGATCGTGGAAGATCTACAGGGAAAGGCATTGTTGAATTTGCTTCTAAACCAGCAGCAAGAAAAGCATTTGAACGATGCAGTGAAGGTGTTTTCCTACTGACAACGTAAGTTGTCTTTCCTTTACCCTCCTGATTTCTTATTTGTTAAGATGGTTCAATAAACCTGGAACAAAGTTAAGATCAACCACTTTTGTTATTAGAACTCCTCGTCCAGTCATTGTGGAACCACTTGAACAATTAGATGATGAAGATGGTCTTCCTGAAAAACTTGCACAGAAGAATCCAATGTATCAAAAGTAAGATGTAAATTTTTTGGCACTTTTTAATGTAAATGGAAAGGGAACTTGTTCTaggaattttttccatttttactgaaaagataaaaaattcttttgggggtgatggtactggggattgaacccaggggtacttttcccactgagccacacatatACTCaaccctatttgtattttattctgagactgggtcttgctgctAAGTtttttaggaccttgctaagttgctgaagttaggctcaaatttgtgatcctcccacttcagctttccaagttgctgggatcacaggcatgtgccatagcacccagaagattaaaaaattctttataaatatgcTCTTAATAAAAGTTTGGAAAGTTAGGTTTTGAAGCTGTCATTTAAATGATTGTTTTTGGTGTAGGTACTTCAACAAACAATACTGTCACGTGCTTACAGTTGcttgaaatacatt
This genomic interval carries:
- the Sfpq gene encoding splicing factor, proline- and glutamine-rich isoform X1, with translation MSRDRFRSRGGGGGGFHRRGGGGGRGGLHDFRSPPPGMGLNQNRGPMGPGPGGPKPPIPPPPPHQQQQQPPPQQQPPPQQPPPHQQPPPHQPPHQQPPPPPQDSSKPVVPQGPGPAPGVGSAPPASTSAPPATPPTTGAPPGPGPTPTPPPAVTSAPPGAPPPAPPTSGVPTTPPQAGGPPPPPAGGPGPGPKQGPGPGGPKGGKLPGGPKPGGGPGLSAPGGHPKPPHRGGGEPRGGRQHHPPYHQQHHQGPPPGGPGGRSEEKISDSEGFKANLSLLRRPGEKTYTQRCRLFVGNLPADITEDEFKRLFAKYGEPGEVFINKGKGFGFIKLESRALAEIAKAELDDTPMRGRQLRVRFATHAAALSVRNLSPYVSNELLEEAFSQFGPIERAVVIVDDRGRSTGKGIVEFASKPAARKAFERCSEGVFLLTTTPRPVIVEPLEQLDDEDGLPEKLAQKNPMYQKERETPPRFAQHGTFEYEYSQRWKSLDEMEKQQREQVEKNMKDAKDKLESEMEDAYHEHQANLLRQDLMRRQEELRRMEELHNQEMQKRKEMQLRQEEERRRREEEMMIRQREMEEQMRRQREESYSRMGYMDPRERDMRMGGGGAMNMGDPYGSGGQKFPPLGGGGGIGYEANPGVPPATMSGSMMGSDMRTERFGQGGAGPVGGQGPRGMGPGTPAGYGRGREEYEGPNKKPRF
- the Sfpq gene encoding splicing factor, proline- and glutamine-rich isoform X2, whose translation is MSRDRFRSRGGGGGGFHRRGGGGGRGGLHDFRSPPPGMGLNQNRGPMGPGPGGPKPPIPPPPPHQQQQQPPPQQQPPPQQPPPHQQPPPHQPPHQQPPPPPQDSSKPVVPQGPGPAPGVGSAPPASTSAPPATPPTTGAPPGPGPTPTPPPAVTSAPPGAPPPAPPTSGVPTTPPQAGGPPPPPAGGPGPGPKQGPGPGGPKGGKLPGGPKPGGGPGLSAPGGHPKPPHRGGGEPRGGRQHHPPYHQQHHQGPPPGGPGGRSEEKISDSEGFKANLSLLRRPGEKTYTQRCRLFVGNLPADITEDEFKRLFAKYGEPGEVFINKGKGFGFIKLESRALAEIAKAELDDTPMRGRQLRVRFATHAAALSVRNLSPYVSNELLEEAFSQFGPIERAVVIVDDRGRSTGKGIVEFASKPAARKAFERCSEGVFLLTTTPRPVIVEPLEQLDDEDGLPEKLAQKNPMYQKERETPPRFAQHGTFEYEYSQRWKSLDEMEKQQREQVEKNMKDAKDKLESEMEDAYHEHQANLLRQDLMRRQEELRRMEELHNQEMQKRKEMQLRQEEERRRREEEMMIRQREMEEQMRRQREESYSRMGYMDPRERDMRMGGGGAMNMGDPYGSGGQKFPPLGGGGGIGYEANPGVPPATMSGSMMGSDMVRMVDVG